The Scylla paramamosain isolate STU-SP2022 chromosome 20, ASM3559412v1, whole genome shotgun sequence nucleotide sequence CTAAGACACCTGAGATTTCAGTagaagaaatacagaataaaaCTGAAGTCTACAGTGATGCCAACAGTAATAAAACCCCTCTACAAGAAATCAAAACTCACACCCTAACCAAGACACTTCCCTCACAATGACTGGCTAAATATGTTTatgttgaaaaatataaatgcatATATGGTGGGAAAATACATGTATGCATGCCTTGATGACTACCATGGGCTCATACAAGGACTAGACTCAGGACCCAAGGAAGAATTAAATTTGTCAATTCCCTTGCTAAGTTATGAATCACTCTTCTCAATCACACACTTGGATATAGtccaaaaaattaaaattacttCAGGTTTTAAAATTGCTGCAATGACCTGCATACAAAAAAAGTTTGCCAGTGAATAAGTTACCTTGCTATATCCACCTGAACTCTCAGTGATGCCCAGCCCTAGCCGTCACAACAAGTGCAAAACCATCTCTAAGCACAATGATGCACACTCTGCACTGCATTCCACTGCACCtgtgaaaacaaaaatgagTTGATGAGGGTGAAATGTGTGGCAAAATGGGGACAGATACTTGCAGGTGGTGTACAACAGAGATGGTGAACACTGACTCTCCTACATGGACAGTGTTTACAGGAGCACACAGTTACATCCGAGGACACACTACAGGGACATCCAAGTGATGACACGACAGCCTTCTGGTGGCATCAAAGAAACCAGTCTGACATTCCCCACACTGCATCACTCAAGGTCCTCCTGATACTCACAGTGAGGCTGAGGAGGGTGAGATACAGACACTTAAGTACTGATGCAACACACAGACTGCTGGAGAGTGAGAATGGTGAAGTGAAGGAACATCCCCCTCAAGATCCATCACCACTGAAGGAGATGGATATGGCCTATGTGTGTCTGTCATTCTGTAcagatgtctgtctgtccatgtgtAAGTCAGGGGTGAGTGTctatcaaaaaatatataaacatgtTACCTGCTGGTTCTAAATGCAGAGGGAAGTATTGGTCCTGACTGACACAAAGGTACAATGGCTTGGGAAACATGTGAGCCAAACATCCCAGGAGGAATGGCTGGCAGGGCATCTGCtgatacacagacacaaactaAATTTACAAATGTACTAAACTATAGATAAAAGCAATGATGAATCAATATGCCATTCCTGTAACTCAACTAAAGTTTCCAAGGAGGTGAAAACTTCCTTCTACATTGATCCCTAAGCAGTGCATCTGAAAACATCAGCACACTTTTCGTCAGTTTCTGTATCAACATCTTAACACATAGTGAAATTCAAGCACCATcagtaataaatgaaaatgctGAAATCAGACTTGGGGTCAATCACAAATTGAAGCAGACTGATCAAGAACTTACAGTGCTGGACTGAAACATTAAACAAATATAGGAATTTTACCTTTCCAAAAATATATTCAAGGTAAGCTTTGCTCTCGTGTTTTCTTGGCAAGATTTTCTTGTGCTGTACAAAGAGTGCACTTCCTTCTCAAGTCTGACAAACAAAAATGGACATCATGAAATTTTGTTAGTTGTCTCATAACACTATACATAAGAAAGGTGACTATATGTAATAACATCTTAATTTGTTGACAAAAAACTGTGTCAAATTTTAAAGTCCATTGTAGTGATAGGTAGCATAAAATGATGCTTGTTAACTGAGTGTACAGAATGACCCCAGGTCTGACTGCAATGCGTAAGTACAAAACAAATGCGTCAGCAACAATGGTGGGGGGTGAGGCCGCCATCTGGACTAGGGAGAGGCGGCACCACCAACACAGCAAGTCCTAACAGTACAATGCAACCATAATAGAACAAACAATTTAATACTGTTTAAAAATTATAACAAATATCTTTGGTTTGCAGAGTATAATATATTGACAAAGACTTGCTTTATAAGTCTTTTTTGAAACTCTGAAGGCATGAAATGTGAGCTGTAGTGGTGAGGTCCaagggggagagggtgagagagtgaaTGGTGAGGTGGagaaagtggaggtggaggccaTGAGCACACTCATCCACATATCACAGTTTGTCCTGCCTCACTCAGGCCTGCAAGAAGTCCATACTTCAGGTCTTgtccttaacaacaacaacactaactgTAGCTCCACTTGTTGAGTATATTATGCACAGTAAGATATCACTCTTACTACTCGGTCAAGTCTTGAGAGGTCTCCATGAAGGCCAAGGCCTTGTCAGTTTACTTCGGCTTGGGTGCCACAGCTGGCTTCACCTCCACACTCTTCCTGGCTGAGGCTGATCCAGCCTTCCCTAGTGGCTTGGTGTCCTGGGCCTCAGACTCCTTCTTTTCAAACTTCTGCTGCATTGATGCCACAAGTGAGTTGCTGGTCCTCACTGGCCTGCTGCCGCCTTTGCCCTGCTCCACTGACGTCCCGGGCCGAGCCCCAGCAGGTGCTGACTTGCTACCCAATCGCTTGGGGGCCGGTTTATCAGTTGACTTATCGGCAGTCTTGGCCCCCGCCTTGACAGGTGCCTTCTCTGTCACTTTGTTGCCTGATTTGTCAGTGGCCTTTGGGACAGGTTTGGCCTCCCCTTTGTTCCCCCCTGGTGGTGTCTGTCTTCTCCCGCCTGACTGGGGTGTGGCACTCCGACTCCTCTCGGCCATCCCACTCCCCCCGgcactgctgctcctgctggaTGTGGTGCTCCGCGATGGTGTGAGACCTCGGGAAGCAGCACCAGCACTCCCTGGCTTGGGGAGGGGTGAGGTAACTTTAGCAGGAGGGGAGGTGCCTCTACCTCGTGAGGTGCTGGAACCAGTGCCTCTGGTGGGAGAGGTGATgattcctttacctcctccagCATCTCGCTGCCCTTTGGAGGCAGCCTTCTCAGTGGGCGTCTTTTTGTCATTTGGCTGGATCTCTGAGACGACCTTGTCGGGAGGGAACACAATTTTGTCTGGTGGGAAGACAGGCCGGCCAGGCCAGAATGCTGGAGCTGTGCTGCTACAGGGAACTGTTTGTACATTTGTAGGactggcagcagtggtggtggtgagggaggagggaggggaggaggaggtggtggaggttggGCTGGAAACACTCACTGGAGGCTGAGTTGTTGGTCTGTTATGTAAGAAGCTGGATTTTGGTGCAGCAGCTTGGCTCTCTTTCTTGTTACCTGCCAGGctggctactgctgctgcttctcctgctgctgcaccAGCTGCTCTTACAGCAGCCAGTGAGGCAGCAAGTGTcatgggggtggtggtgttggaggatGTGGTGATGGGGACAGAACTGcgggtggtagcagtggtggcagtggtggtaatggtgggggTGGTTGTAGTTGCAGGAGTTGTTGGAGTGATGgtgttgttttccttcagtttgtGTGAGCTTGAGGATGACCTGACAGCTGAGCCAGGAGCAGGTgcaggggaggaagaggcagggcCAGAGATCTTAGACTTGGCTGCATTGACATAGTTAAGGATGCCACGAGGCTCAGAGTTGGAGGCTGGTTTCTTTCCACTAGTAGCAGCtgcaggaggggaagagggactGGTGAGTGAGACTTTACCAGTGGCTGCCTTCCCCATCATGCCTGCCCCCCAAGGCTCTGAGGTACTCTTGCTCATGTTGCCACTGCCACTACTGGTTTTGATGGCAGACAAGTTTCCTTcactggtgatggaaggcaggGATGGTTTAGCCTTGGTGGAGCTGCTGCCTTTGGCTTCCTCACTGGCACTTTTTACAGCACTCTTCTTCCGCTTCTTGGCTAGGGCACTCACAAAGTCTGCATCTCGGCAGGAGAGCTCTGTCACAATCTCTGAGAGTAACCCACCATCTTCTGAGCTGCCGGTGCTGGTCCTATGGCCACCAATGCCACTAGGGGGACTGACTGAGGCTGAGGCACTGCTGGCTGAGGAGGTTTCCCCATCCTCTATCTTTGCTTCACTCTCTGGCGGGAGCTCCACCAGGTTGGTGTAAACGGGCTCAGAGGAAACATCATCTTCTGGAGACCCTTTGTCCTTGCTCAGtttcttttttggtttgttgtaaaggaaggaaaatatggacttcttttccttccttgtctcttcaGGGGCTGCATAGGTCACCTCCTGCAGGGGAGAGTCACTATCTTCTGGCGTCTGGTCATCAATGGTGGCATAAATGTTCTCAGTGGGGGAGCCATCTTCATCAGCACTGACTAGAGGAGCAACCCCCTCCTGCACATTGAGACAGTCATCATAGTAACACTCTGACTCTGGTGTGCCAGGGATCATGGGCAGCGGGGGACGGGGGGGTGGCTCTGAGGGCCGAGTGGGAGGCAGGCTCTTGGGGCGGGGTGCACGCATTGATCCAAACTTTGGAATGGCAGGACGAATTGTTACAGGAGGCTCCCGCACACTGGCCATCCGCTGCAGCTCAGGCTTGCCCTCACCCTGACCCTTGGCTGGGGTGGACAAGGTTGCTTTCACCTTGGGCCGAGAGTCCCCTGGGGCTGGAATCTTGTCCTGAGGAACGGATGGGGCCCACGACACCTTGGCAGGCTTGGTGTTCTCCTCTGGGGACACTCTGTCCTGGCCGGGCTTCAAGCTGCCCGCTGGTGGGCTTGGTGCTGACCTCACTGGCACCAGGTTGGCAGGGAGTTCAGTGGCCTGGAGTTCCATTGGTGCAGAGATTTCCAGCTGgacaagactctctctcttgatcttgGCAGCTTTCCTGGGCAGTGTGTTGCAGTGGCCAGCCTCCACGTCAGCCTCAGAGGCTTCTGATCCAGGCTTGTCCTTCTTGGTGAGGAAGGAGGCAATCCTGGCCACTGTTGATGGCTTGTCTCCTTCTGGCCGCTTGACCTCAGAGCTCACCTCAGGCTGGTTCccttgcttgcctgcctgcgtgATGAGTGATGCTGCATCAGGCACAGACAGAGGGCGGACAGCCAGGTGGGGTGGCCGGCGGGAGGGAGTGACCACAGCCACTGGAGGCAGTGGGGCAGGATGGCCAGAGGGAGACCCAGCAAAGGTGTTTGTCTGCTGTGCTGCCAGGGGGGGTGGTGGGGCTATCCTGGATGGCACGTGGCTGGCAATGGCTGGGTTGGTGGAACCCTGGAGGCTGGGGCCACTTATGCTCATCTTGGCCCCTGGCAGTGGCTTGACTTTCCACCCACAGGCTTGTCCATTGGCAGTGTTTGAAGTTGGGGCATGAGCAGGGGAGGATATGTTGccctggggaggagggggaatggcAGGGACAGGTTCCCCACCCACTCCATTGGAGGTTTCTGTGCGTGGAGATATTGTAAAGCCATACTTCCCAGGAATGGTGCCTGATGGGGAGCTTGGCTTATCAACCAGTAATCTATTAGATATGGCAGCAGCGTGTCCATTGAGCAGGGGACTATTGCTCTTAGATCCCTGGGAGGAGGGTGGTGTGGGGGAGCGAGGACTGGGCATGGTCTGTGGCACGGCAAGGTCCACCGACCAGCCCACCACACCAACCTCCATGGCCGGGGCAGAGGGAGCAGCAGTCTTGTTGTTGGTTTCCACGTGTGACAGTCTGTGATATGGACAGGAATGATTATTATTGTGTTGTCTTTATAGTATTTCACTTGGTTATGATTCTAGTTAACAAAACCCTGCAATGCAAAAACTATTCAGAGGTATGCATGGAAAGACAATATGGTATAAATAATTCCTTGTATAAAAAATGGACATTGTAAAAAATGAAATCAGAATAGTCCTTGATCTGTGACTATGAACCAATGTAGCTGATAAGACAAACTAACATCCAGGCACACACCATGGGGATGCACACTCACTTAAACTTACGCGTGCTGGGTACTGTCTGAGAAGCAAGTACAAAAGAAACCTaaccaaggaaaaaaatctaTTGAAAAAACTAattgaaatatacataattctCTAACATAGGGACACATTAGAGGCAGTAAGCACAGGAGTTAGTTTTATGTTCATTAGCTAATGTTCAcatgccacaaaaaaaaaaaaaaaaaaaaaaaaaaaaaaaaaaatatacattagaATGAACAAACCTAATCAAAAATTATATCAAATGGTTGAAAGAGGAACATTATTAAACTGTTAAATAAGACACTTATAAGTAAAAATACACTAACAATTAAATCCAGGTAAAGGAGATCACTTTAAATCTTACAGGGAAGACTAACACACTGACTCCATTGTTGTGTATAAGACAAGAGGTGAGCCCCACCCCTCAGAGATGcacaccccacacacccccCCACCTCCCAGTAAGAGACAGATATGAGAGGCACTCACTTTGAGGTGGCTGGCCGCCCCTTGGTCTTCCACCACAACTGCAGGTTGCCCCGGGCATAGTAGGTGAGGCCGAGCAGCATCATCACCGCCGGCACGATGCCCAGGAAGAACACAAACATTCCTAAAACGAATGTGTTAGTTgctgaaaagagaggaagtactaattcattattatttcatggAAGGCCTGTTCACAGTACAGCTCCTGAGGACTGGCTCAACACTACCTTGCCTACACTGCCCCAACGACACAACACACCAAcagacaagaaacacacacagtaatagtagtaataataataataataataataataataataataataataataataataataataataataataataataacaagtaaTACTAGCTCTTTAAATGTCTCAACTCTAAGAGGCTTTTAGAATAGGTTTCTACTTTCAAAGTGTATCATTCTGTGAAGCAAGACAAGAGTAACACAAGTCACTGGGAGTCACTCAGGAGGCTCAAGTGGATCATGAACAACACCAGTCAACACTCTGTCCTCAACTTTTGGCCACTCAGCTTGGAATTAACTAGTTTCTGTATTACTGACATGTACAGCAGCAGAAGGTAACATTTGAACACTTGGGTAAACActgttatttccatctatctatctatatgcatatacatataatatatatagcCAGACATTGCTGATTAGAAGGGATAAAACTCGCATTCGGTATTTTCTACTGTTCTGTTCATTTACCTCCTTCTGGTTTGTTTTCCTGTATCTCTTAGGTCTTATAGATTATCACTTCATAAACTGAGGATTTAGAACCTGAACATCTCATTGTTCCATTCAAGTGTTAAATTGCTTcttcagcagtgtgtgtgtgcatgtgtgtgtgtgtgtgtgtgtgtgtgtgtgtgtgtgtgtgtgtgtgtgtgtgtgtgtgtgtgtgtgtgtgtgtgtgtgtgtgtgtgtgtgtgtgtgaacactACCCCAAGTACTGCTGCTTCTGGAGGGAAAGTGACTGTGTGCAGTGTTTCATGTACTGTGTCCTAATTTTTCTGGGCAAGTGCCTGAGTTCAGTTCCTATAATGACAACTGTCTTGGTATGCCTTGACATCCACACAGCTTGGTATTTTTGGAATGTACAACATGGGAAGTGTAGGCACCACAGTTCCTTCCCCCATGATTTATGCTTACAAAAAacaagctgatgatgatgacagtagtgAGGTGACACGGCACTGCCCTCTGCTGCCCGGAACTGTAAACTTTGTTAAAAGGTCCATTAATGATTGGTCTGGCAGTGTTTCAAAAGTGTTCACTTTGTGTTCCAAATACTGAGACAAGTGTGCAAATCTTCCTTTCTGCAGCTGTACACAGAACTATGTTTTGTGTCACAGACTATGTCTGTAGGTGAACAGAAAGTGGTCAATCATGTCATGGCTGATGTATCTTTTTAGCCTCAGGAGAGAAGTGTGTTGACTTGTGTGTCTCAAAGATTCCATTAAAGGGAAAAGTCTGACcacaaataataaaagagaacatgaaaAGAGCAAACTCTTTACTTGTAGcaaaaaatgtgaagaatttaagagtttatataaatgacaatgagataaaaaattgaaaatgaggagCTGAGACATAAAACTAAGAAATATATTGATAACAGGGATGcacaagcaagagagagagagagagagagagagagagagagagagagagagagagagagagagagagagagagagagagagagagagagagagagagagagagagagagagagagagagagagagagagagagagagagagagagagagagagagagagagatggggatgcagaatatatcaataaaagtCATGACACACCATAACAcaggaataaaaagaagcaagtCAATAAGTCTGACAGGTGGCAGGAGCTGCAGCATCTCACAAGAACAGTGCTGGGGAGTCACGAGTGTCCCTGCCACAGTGTGTGACATGGAGtgacacaaaggaaggagagagagagaggatctgaAGAGACAATGCAATCAAGTCTGGATAGTGACCTACCATGAGGGTTGGACGCCGGCCCGCTGTCTTGGGAGCCCCCCAGGCCAGGGTACAGGCAGTCTGGGGGGGCGTACCCCACGTCACAGTGGCAGTGGCCATTATTGTTGCAGACGCCGTTCCCGTGGCAGTCACACGCTGCCAACTTGAGGTTGGCAACGGGCATGCAGCGCTGGTTGATGCACATCTGTTCCAACACAAGTAAGGATACAAACATTTTAAATAAATGATCTTTGAGATGAGACTTATACGTTAGTGCTGAGTGAATTGCATctaatattttttgtaataacaTTGCTATAACTAAAGACAAAGAATGCACACTAATACTCACAGACAGTCCATGTTGTAATGCACACACTTGCTTATACTCACACTTGGTTATACAGAGATGTGGCTGGTACATTCAAACAGCACCAAAATGCAGTAAGAGTATGTATACATGTACTCCTCCACTGAGCTGTGTCAAGGAACCTTACTAATGTGTATAATAAGGATTTCTTACTTTTACTCATGTTTGTACAACTATTGCTGCTGCCTCACACCAGGAACCAAACCAGTTTACATTCCTACTTACAGTACCTATTCCTGACGCTGCCACTATAATGACATGACCCAACCCCGCCCACACACTGACCTTGCCCTTCCCACACTTGGCACCATCAGGAGCCAGGCCTGGGTCCACCATGTCCAGGCCCATGTCCACCAGCGCCACGCGGCATGGGATGACACCCTCCTTGCCCTTCAGGAAGCTGTGTGACACCTTGCTGACACTCTCCATGCCAAACTCCAGACGCTCGTTGAGGTGCATGCAGTGGAGCAGCCCACACTTGATGTCACtgaggcacacacacaacatagtACTCACTCAGAATCACACAATggtaaatattttcttatttgtaacTTGACAATATTACAATGAAACATGATGTTGGATCCAAAAAGTTGTATTGTCTCATCAAGTTTACAATTtgttgttgtggtcaataaaataccTATCTTAAGTGGGCTTTTAATGCCACAATATCAAATGGACTCATCCTTCCACACCCAGCAGTCAAACTCACTCGCTGCTGCAGCGATAGTAGGTATCATTGACCCAGTTGTAGCCACAGTTCCCCTTGTGGCTGCCTTGAGTGTTCATGCGGTAACACTGGTCATCTGAACTCTGCCCCGTTGGCCCCCACAGCAGCTTGCACTGCTCCCCGTGGGTGCGGCACATGCCGCCATGACAGAAGGCCTATGGACCAATGTGCAGTTGTTAAACATTTTAATATAAGCTCAAACCTCAATTACAAATATCAaggcaat carries:
- the LOC135110272 gene encoding mucin-2-like, translating into ASEKVSQAGQGAWRGGPAREFSKHEVVVPSLSHARTKRHLDSTIHEDGHVHDITLGFTLDDQDILVDLQLNRDLLPKDYFEKYYQNGSHHIHRPNGEMAGLCHYQGVVRGREGSWAALSTCHGLSGAVFDGTELHYIERVPESPPAVHSPHYVFKHSHIIPQNLSCGYSGKPHPVRDLFHDETFTRLLRYKRSSSSSSSSSNHDDNGIHGHSSSNSNIRGPFNANPLSRYVELVLVTDRAEYEKYGHEEAKLFHRCKDIANIVNALYQPLNIFIALVGVEVWKDEDQVEISKDGDKTLTNFLNYRKVRLIRDHPNDNAQLLTGKQFDAGVVGKALKGPICTYQYSGGVNMDHSDTVGLVATTVAHEMGHNFGMEHDNEEECECPDKRCIMAPSSGSNSPTHWSSCSYEYLALSFERSMDYCLRNKPTSLFDSPVCGNGFVEPGEQCDCGLPDYCTNTCCNATTCMLYPNATCATGHCCDLQTCRPRMAGVECRSSVHECDLPEYCTGDSEYCPSDVFKADGHQCQHGQAFCHGGMCRTHGEQCKLLWGPTGQSSDDQCYRMNTQGSHKGNCGYNWVNDTYYRCSSDDIKCGLLHCMHLNERLEFGMESVSKVSHSFLKGKEGVIPCRVALVDMGLDMVDPGLAPDGAKCGKGKMCINQRCMPVANLKLAACDCHGNGVCNNNGHCHCDVGYAPPDCLYPGLGGSQDSGPASNPHATNTFVLGMFVFFLGIVPAVMMLLGLTYYARGNLQLWWKTKGRPATSKLSHVETNNKTAAPSAPAMEVGVVGWSVDLAVPQTMPSPRSPTPPSSQGSKSNSPLLNGHAAAISNRLLVDKPSSPSGTIPGKYGFTISPRTETSNGVGGEPVPAIPPPPQGNISSPAHAPTSNTANGQACGWKVKPLPGAKMSISGPSLQGSTNPAIASHVPSRIAPPPPLAAQQTNTFAGSPSGHPAPLPPVAVVTPSRRPPHLAVRPLSVPDAASLITQAGKQGNQPEVSSEVKRPEGDKPSTVARIASFLTKKDKPGSEASEADVEAGHCNTLPRKAAKIKRESLVQLEISAPMELQATELPANLVPVRSAPSPPAGSLKPGQDRVSPEENTKPAKVSWAPSVPQDKIPAPGDSRPKVKATLSTPAKGQGEGKPELQRMASVREPPVTIRPAIPKFGSMRAPRPKSLPPTRPSEPPPRPPLPMIPGTPESECYYDDCLNVQEGVAPLVSADEDGSPTENIYATIDDQTPEDSDSPLQEVTYAAPEETRKEKKSIFSFLYNKPKKKLSKDKGSPEDDVSSEPVYTNLVELPPESEAKIEDGETSSASSASASVSPPSGIGGHRTSTGSSEDGGLLSEIVTELSCRDADFVSALAKKRKKSAVKSASEEAKGSSSTKAKPSLPSITSEGNLSAIKTSSGSGNMSKSTSEPWGAGMMGKAATGKVSLTSPSSPPAAATSGKKPASNSEPRGILNYVNAAKSKISGPASSSPAPAPGSAVRSSSSSHKLKENNTITPTTPATTTTPTITTTATTATTRSSVPITTSSNTTTPMTLAASLAAVRAAGAAAGEAAAVASLAGNKKESQAAAPKSSFLHNRPTTQPPVSVSSPTSTTSSSPPSSLTTTTAASPTNVQTVPCSSTAPAFWPGRPVFPPDKIVFPPDKVVSEIQPNDKKTPTEKAASKGQRDAGGGKGIITSPTRGTGSSTSRGRGTSPPAKVTSPLPKPGSAGAASRGLTPSRSTTSSRSSSAGGSGMAERSRSATPQSGGRRQTPPGGNKGEAKPVPKATDKSGNKVTEKAPVKAGAKTADKSTDKPAPKRLGSKSAPAGARPGTSVEQGKGGSRPVRTSNSLVASMQQKFEKKESEAQDTKPLGKAGSASARKSVEVKPAVAPKPK